The following coding sequences are from one Paracoccus alcaliphilus window:
- the pcaF gene encoding 3-oxoadipyl-CoA thiolase: MTDVFICDYIRTPIGRFGGSLASVRADDLGAVPLRALIERNPGVDWDAIDDVIFGCANQAGEDNRNVARMALLLAGLPVSVTGTTVNRLCGSGMDAVIMAARAIKSGEADLMIAGGVESMSRAPFVMPKAETAFSRHAEIHDTTIGWRFVNPLMKAQYGVESMPETGENVAEDFSISRQDQDAMALRSQQNAAQAQANGRLAREITPVTIPQRKGDPKLVERDEHPRETTAEKLAALPTPFRKGGTVTAGNASGVNDGAAALILASADAGKKYGLTPIARVLGGATAGVPPRIMGFGPAPASRKLMARLGLSPADFDVIELNEAFASQGLATLRDLGIADDDPRVNPNGGAIALGHPLGMSGARITGTAALELSLKGARRSLSTMCIGVGQGIAIALERV, encoded by the coding sequence ATGACCGACGTTTTCATCTGCGACTATATTCGCACCCCCATCGGCCGTTTCGGCGGCAGCCTTGCCAGCGTGCGGGCCGACGATCTGGGGGCCGTCCCGCTGCGTGCGCTGATCGAACGCAATCCGGGCGTCGATTGGGATGCCATCGACGACGTGATCTTCGGCTGCGCCAATCAGGCGGGCGAGGATAACCGCAACGTCGCCCGCATGGCGCTGCTGCTGGCCGGGCTGCCTGTGAGCGTCACGGGAACCACGGTGAACCGGCTGTGCGGATCCGGCATGGATGCGGTGATCATGGCCGCCCGCGCGATCAAGTCGGGCGAGGCCGATCTGATGATCGCGGGCGGGGTCGAATCCATGTCCCGCGCGCCTTTCGTGATGCCCAAGGCGGAAACCGCGTTTTCCCGCCATGCCGAGATCCACGACACCACCATCGGCTGGCGCTTCGTCAATCCGCTGATGAAGGCGCAATATGGCGTCGAATCCATGCCCGAAACCGGCGAGAACGTGGCCGAGGATTTCTCGATCAGCCGTCAGGATCAGGACGCGATGGCGCTGCGCAGTCAGCAAAACGCCGCGCAGGCACAGGCGAATGGCCGTCTGGCCCGCGAGATCACGCCGGTCACCATCCCGCAGCGCAAGGGCGATCCGAAACTGGTCGAGCGCGACGAACATCCGCGCGAAACCACGGCTGAAAAGCTGGCCGCGCTGCCGACCCCGTTCCGCAAGGGCGGGACGGTGACGGCGGGCAATGCCTCGGGCGTCAATGACGGGGCGGCGGCGCTGATCCTGGCGTCGGCGGACGCGGGGAAGAAATACGGGCTGACCCCGATTGCCCGCGTTCTGGGTGGCGCCACCGCGGGCGTTCCGCCGCGGATCATGGGCTTCGGCCCCGCGCCCGCCAGCAGGAAGCTGATGGCGCGGCTGGGGCTGAGTCCTGCCGATTTCGACGTGATCGAGCTGAACGAGGCCTTTGCCAGCCAGGGTCTGGCCACGCTGCGCGATCTGGGCATTGCCGATGACGACCCGCGCGTGAACCCCAATGGCGGCGCGATTGCGCTGGGTCATCCACTGGGCATGTCGGGGGCGCGGATCACCGGCACGGCTGCGCTGGAACTGTCGCTGAAGGGGGCCAGACGCTCGCTTTCCACCATGTGCATCGGCGTGGGGCAAGGCATCGCCATCGCGCTGGAACGGGTCTGA
- a CDS encoding 3-oxoacid CoA-transferase subunit B, with translation MTPKLTNNQIAWRAAQDITDGAYVNLGIGFPEKVAQYQPDGRQAIFHTENGILNFGQSPEPGSEDWDLINAGKKAVTLKPGAAFFHHADSFAMVRGGHLDVAILGAYEVAENGDLANWSTGPKGVPAVGGAMDLVHGAKRVAVITDHVTKSGAPKLVSRCSLPLTGVGCVTRVYTSLAVIDIEGGRFVLREKLRSISLEELQAVTGAELVVPGDIADLIVPEL, from the coding sequence ATGACCCCGAAACTGACCAATAACCAGATCGCATGGCGCGCGGCGCAGGACATCACCGACGGGGCCTATGTCAATCTGGGCATCGGATTTCCAGAAAAAGTCGCGCAATATCAGCCGGATGGACGGCAGGCGATCTTTCACACCGAAAACGGCATCCTGAATTTCGGGCAATCGCCCGAGCCGGGGTCCGAGGATTGGGACCTGATCAACGCGGGCAAGAAAGCGGTGACGCTGAAGCCCGGCGCGGCGTTCTTCCACCATGCCGACAGCTTCGCGATGGTGCGCGGCGGGCATCTGGATGTGGCGATCCTTGGCGCTTATGAGGTCGCGGAAAACGGTGATCTGGCGAACTGGTCCACCGGACCCAAGGGCGTGCCCGCCGTGGGCGGCGCGATGGATCTGGTGCATGGCGCCAAGCGGGTGGCGGTGATTACCGACCATGTGACCAAATCCGGCGCGCCAAAGCTGGTCAGCCGTTGCAGCCTGCCGCTGACCGGGGTGGGCTGCGTGACCCGCGTCTATACCTCGTTGGCGGTGATCGATATCGAGGGCGGGCGCTTCGTGCTGCGCGAAAAGCTGCGCTCGATCTCGCTTGAGGAATTGCAGGCGGTGACCGGGGCCGAACTGGTGGTGCCCGGCGATATCGCCGATCTGATTGTGCCGGAGCTGTGA
- a CDS encoding 3-oxoacid CoA-transferase subunit A: MDKTVADPATAVAGIEDGMSVMIGGFGGAGSPIELVHALIDRHLATGHPKNLTVINNNAGNGHVGLAALIETGMVAKLICSFPRSADPVVFTERYLAGQIELELVPQGTLAERIRAGGAGIPAFFTPTSFGTDLARGKPVAEFDGRSYVQERWLKADVALIKAETADTHGNLTYRAAARNFNPLMCMAAAETIVQASDVVAAGGIDPEQVVTPGIFVQKVVQVANPAQEEDLNRANAVYPEPAA, from the coding sequence ATGGACAAGACAGTCGCAGATCCGGCCACGGCGGTGGCCGGGATCGAGGACGGCATGAGTGTGATGATCGGCGGCTTTGGCGGCGCAGGTTCGCCCATCGAGCTGGTCCACGCATTGATCGACCGTCATCTGGCCACCGGCCACCCGAAAAACCTGACCGTCATCAACAACAATGCCGGCAACGGCCATGTCGGGCTGGCGGCCCTGATCGAAACCGGGATGGTCGCCAAGCTGATCTGTTCCTTCCCGCGCTCGGCCGATCCGGTGGTGTTCACCGAACGCTATCTGGCCGGGCAGATCGAACTGGAACTGGTGCCGCAGGGAACGCTGGCCGAACGTATCCGCGCGGGCGGGGCAGGGATTCCCGCCTTCTTTACGCCGACCAGCTTTGGCACCGATCTGGCGCGCGGCAAGCCGGTCGCGGAATTCGACGGGCGCAGCTATGTGCAGGAGCGCTGGCTGAAGGCAGATGTGGCGCTGATCAAGGCCGAAACCGCCGATACACACGGCAACCTGACCTATCGGGCGGCGGCGCGGAACTTCAACCCGCTGATGTGCATGGCGGCGGCGGAAACCATCGTGCAGGCCAGCGATGTGGTGGCGGCGGGCGGCATCGACCCCGAACAGGTCGTGACCCCCGGCATCTTCGTCCAGAAGGTCGTGCAGGTCGCCAATCCCGCGCAAGAGGAAGACCTGAACCGCGCCAATGCCGTCTATCCGGAGCCCGCAGCATGA
- a CDS encoding IclR family transcriptional regulator, with amino-acid sequence MGISERDIMGGLAKGLAVIETFGADSPRQSISEVSAASGLDRATARRCLLTLAHLGYADYDGKFFTLTPRVLRLGTACLAGMPLPQLVQPSLDLLSERIGESSSVSILDGAEIVYIARAAQRKVMSISLMPGSRLPACCTSMGRVLLAALPEDQARAILGPGPLPARAPMTLTDPQAVMAELARIRTQGYALIDQEVEPGLRSIAVPLSDARGRVVAALNIGVPARQASVQDLVDMFLPALQQVATDIRAMLH; translated from the coding sequence ATGGGAATCAGCGAACGCGACATCATGGGCGGTCTGGCCAAGGGTCTGGCGGTGATCGAGACCTTCGGCGCCGACAGCCCGCGCCAGTCGATATCCGAGGTATCGGCGGCATCCGGGCTGGACCGGGCCACGGCGCGGCGTTGTTTGCTGACGCTGGCGCATCTGGGTTACGCCGATTATGACGGCAAGTTCTTCACGCTGACGCCGCGGGTGCTGCGGCTGGGCACAGCCTGTCTGGCTGGAATGCCGCTGCCGCAACTGGTCCAGCCGTCGCTGGATCTGCTGTCCGAACGGATCGGGGAAAGCTCCTCGGTCTCGATCCTCGACGGGGCCGAGATCGTCTATATCGCGCGGGCGGCACAGCGGAAGGTGATGTCGATTTCGCTGATGCCGGGATCGCGGCTGCCTGCCTGCTGCACCTCGATGGGCAGGGTCCTGCTGGCCGCTCTGCCCGAGGATCAGGCCCGCGCGATCCTTGGCCCCGGCCCGCTGCCAGCCCGCGCGCCGATGACCCTGACCGATCCCCAGGCGGTGATGGCCGAACTGGCACGCATCCGCACGCAAGGCTATGCGCTGATAGATCAGGAGGTCGAGCCTGGCCTGCGCTCTATCGCCGTGCCGCTGAGTGATGCACGCGGTCGCGTGGTTGCGGCGCTGAATATCGGTGTGCCTGCGCGGCAGGCATCGGTGCAGGATCTGGTGGACATGTTCCTGCCCGCCTTGCAGCAAGTGGCGACCGACATCCGCGCTATGTTACACTGA
- a CDS encoding PLD nuclease N-terminal domain-containing protein, which yields MGYIFGIIIFVLDVWAIASVINTNETTGTKILWIALIAILPVVGLIIWYFMGPKANYSA from the coding sequence ATGGGCTATATCTTCGGGATCATCATCTTCGTGCTCGATGTCTGGGCGATCGCCTCGGTCATCAATACCAACGAGACCACGGGCACCAAGATCCTGTGGATCGCGCTGATCGCCATCCTGCCGGTGGTCGGGCTGATCATCTGGTATTTCATGGGGCCGAAGGCGAATTATTCCGCCTGA
- the hslU gene encoding ATP-dependent protease ATPase subunit HslU has protein sequence MTDLTPREIVSELDRFIIGQKDAKRAVAVALRNRWRRKQLGDDLRDEVYPKNILMIGPTGVGKTEISRRLAKLANAPFIKVEATKFTEVGYVGRDVEQIIRDLADAAIVETRERMREEVKARAHKSAEERVVEALAGTDAREGTRQMFRDKLKRGELDDTVIELEVQDNSNPLGMMEIPGQPGSAMGGMMDLSGLMKAFGGRRVRRKVTVAESYELLIAEEADKLLDDEAVKAAALESVQENGIVFIDEIDKVCARSDARGGDVSREGVQRDLLPLIEGTTVSTKYGPVRTDHILFIASGAFHVAKPSDLLPELQGRLPIRVELRALTEEDFIRILTETDNALTRQYTALMATEGVSVSFSDEGIAALARIAAEVNAAVENIGARRLYTVIERVFEELSFSAPDKGGESVSVDAAYVEQHLGDLARSTDLSRYVL, from the coding sequence ATGACCGATTTGACCCCGCGCGAGATCGTTTCCGAACTGGATCGCTTCATCATCGGGCAGAAGGACGCCAAGCGCGCCGTGGCCGTGGCCTTGCGCAACCGCTGGCGCAGGAAACAGCTGGGCGACGATCTGCGCGACGAGGTCTATCCCAAGAACATCCTGATGATCGGCCCGACCGGGGTCGGCAAGACCGAGATCAGCCGGAGGCTGGCAAAGCTGGCCAATGCGCCCTTCATCAAGGTCGAGGCGACGAAATTCACCGAAGTCGGCTATGTCGGGCGCGATGTCGAGCAGATCATCCGCGACCTGGCTGACGCCGCCATCGTCGAGACGCGCGAGCGGATGCGCGAGGAGGTCAAGGCCCGCGCCCATAAATCGGCCGAAGAGCGGGTGGTCGAGGCGCTGGCCGGGACGGATGCGCGCGAGGGTACAAGGCAGATGTTCCGCGACAAGCTGAAGCGCGGCGAGCTGGACGATACCGTGATCGAGCTGGAGGTTCAGGACAATTCGAACCCGCTTGGCATGATGGAGATCCCCGGCCAGCCCGGCAGCGCCATGGGTGGCATGATGGATCTGTCGGGGCTGATGAAAGCCTTTGGCGGGCGGCGGGTGCGGCGCAAGGTGACTGTGGCCGAAAGCTATGAGCTGCTGATCGCGGAAGAGGCCGACAAGCTGCTGGACGACGAGGCGGTGAAGGCCGCCGCGCTGGAATCGGTGCAGGAAAACGGCATCGTCTTCATCGACGAGATCGACAAGGTCTGCGCCCGCTCGGATGCCCGGGGTGGCGATGTCAGCCGCGAGGGGGTGCAGCGCGATCTGCTGCCGCTGATCGAGGGGACGACGGTTTCGACCAAATACGGGCCGGTGCGGACCGATCACATCCTGTTCATCGCCTCGGGCGCGTTCCATGTTGCCAAACCCAGCGACCTTTTGCCGGAATTGCAGGGTCGTCTGCCGATCCGGGTCGAGTTGCGGGCGCTGACCGAAGAGGATTTCATCCGCATCCTGACCGAGACCGACAACGCCCTGACCCGGCAATATACCGCGCTGATGGCGACCGAGGGCGTTTCCGTCAGCTTCAGCGACGAGGGGATTGCAGCGCTGGCGCGGATCGCCGCCGAGGTGAACGCTGCGGTCGAGAATATCGGGGCGCGCAGGCTTTATACCGTGATCGAGCGGGTCTTCGAGGAACTGTCCTTCAGCGCGCCAGACAAGGGCGGGGAATCGGTCAGCGTCGATGCCGCCTATGTCGAGCAGCATCTAGGCGATCTGGCGCGCTCGACCGATCTGTCGCGCTATGTCCTTTAA
- the hslV gene encoding ATP-dependent protease subunit HslV yields MAEDRFPGWHGTTILAVRRGGKVVIAGDGQVSVGQTVMKGSARKVRMLKPGGRDVAVGFAGSTADAFTLLERLEKKLEAAPGQLQRACVDLAKDWRTDKYLRNLEAMLIVTDGREIYVVTGAGDVLEPEHDVAAIGSGGNYALAAARGLLETDLDAEGVARRAMAIAAEICVYTNGNLTVETLQG; encoded by the coding sequence ATGGCGGAAGACAGATTTCCCGGCTGGCATGGCACGACCATTCTGGCCGTCAGGCGCGGCGGCAAGGTCGTGATTGCGGGCGACGGACAGGTCAGCGTCGGGCAGACGGTGATGAAGGGCTCGGCCCGCAAGGTGCGGATGCTGAAGCCCGGCGGGCGCGACGTGGCGGTGGGTTTCGCCGGATCGACCGCCGATGCCTTTACCCTGCTGGAGCGGCTGGAGAAAAAGCTGGAAGCCGCGCCGGGCCAGTTGCAGCGCGCCTGCGTCGATCTGGCCAAGGACTGGCGCACCGACAAATACCTGCGCAATCTGGAGGCGATGCTGATCGTCACCGACGGGCGCGAGATCTATGTCGTGACCGGCGCCGGCGATGTGCTGGAGCCCGAACATGACGTGGCCGCCATCGGATCGGGCGGGAATTACGCGCTGGCCGCCGCGCGGGGATTGCTGGAGACCGATCTGGACGCGGAAGGCGTGGCGCGCCGGGCAATGGCGATCGCCGCCGAGATCTGCGTCTATACCAACGGCAACCTGACCGTCGAGACGCTGCAAGGATAA
- the trxA gene encoding thioredoxin, whose amino-acid sequence MPTVPVSDTEFDAEVRQADTPVIVDFWAEWCGPCKQIGPALEELSDEYAGKIKIVKVNVDENPEQAANLGVRGIPALFMFKGGEMVSNRMGAAPKAALKEWIDESI is encoded by the coding sequence ATGCCTACCGTGCCCGTCAGTGACACCGAATTCGACGCCGAGGTGCGTCAGGCCGACACCCCCGTGATCGTGGATTTCTGGGCGGAATGGTGCGGCCCCTGCAAGCAGATCGGCCCCGCGCTCGAGGAACTGTCGGATGAATATGCCGGCAAGATCAAGATCGTGAAGGTCAATGTGGACGAGAACCCCGAACAGGCCGCCAATCTGGGCGTGCGCGGCATCCCGGCGCTGTTCATGTTCAAGGGCGGCGAGATGGTGTCGAACCGCATGGGCGCAGCCCCCAAGGCGGCGCTGAAGGAATGGATCGACGAATCGATCTGA